From Chryseobacterium sp. IHB B 17019, one genomic window encodes:
- a CDS encoding T9SS type B sorting domain-containing protein, whose protein sequence is MKKLLLTICTFLCLLFNAQLDTDHWFAPMSAKAATTGLQGYLYLSTNETTPFSVQIYNNNTLFTTVQVSKGNPAQVSIPNYFLITENPGDLFIPNAMGMYVKGPKKFFANYRFSLQNHAEIITSKGLASLGTTFYAGMAPITGVAYYVNSTIGITATEDNTSVVVSGYNPNVVFSDGSSSPTKTVTLNKGQSYILEAVSTDSFYNLNGLVGAKIEATKPISVTNGNFNGIYTSLNFTNNDVLMDQAVPVERLGKDFVVVKGNGTIASEMETALVIATEDNTQLTINGISSGIILNAGQYYMVPSMNYVYQGGNDNYNMGISSNKNIYVYQLLAGVSGNTGTNEYPTGGMNFIPPLSCFMPNKIDEIGFINKIGSQSYNTKLNIITQTGATVTLNGNAIAAANGPYPVNGNPNWVTYSVPNVTGTITVNSTKSVTAGIAAGSGAVGYGGYFAGFSSIPAISKTGDCYTGIILQVDNSYDGYQWYLNGNPIPGATSFSINPELYGAGTYTCLITKNNCESKLTNGYNYTVCPPITTTTYTIGSCNTKVISPVFTTSTQTIAPSHTSIISAPISGTATVNPVTGEISYTPNPGLTADTTDTFIYYVEGNGNPADFEYFKIIINIDVLQTTNGSLTSCGDASGNGTFDLTSVSVSPDPGITVQYFTNSALAGTPIAIPATYSGPAGTIYANVTSQYGCMKVAQITLTTTPSPNINTSNFNATLCDDNFDGIVNVNFANISPVIVTNSTGFNVRYYLNQTDANAGNANTLPANWTYTANTTVYVRVDALTGNCPAAFGQINFKIGNRITLLTGTATAEVCDNDISGSESVNLNDYKNLFTADPAVILTFHTTLANAQAGTNAVSPIQNITAASTFYIRFTSPTECPSTGVLTINLKTPKKSDRLHDQVVCPNEQVTLDAGPGFTSYTWSTGATTQTVAVGAGSYYVDLGFNGCIYRQHVNVTTTQAPTITKIEVSGYNATVFVSGGTAPYQYSLNGIDYQTSNIFTGLSRGMHTVYVLGADGCTPVIKEFLVLNLINAITPNGDGLNDVLNYSDLRIKQDVSIEVVDRYGAPVYRSTNKDYIWDGKLNGRPLSTGTYWYLLRWVEPDTKLPVSYSGWILVKNRE, encoded by the coding sequence ATGAAAAAACTTCTATTAACCATTTGTACTTTTCTTTGCTTATTATTCAATGCGCAGCTTGATACTGATCACTGGTTTGCCCCCATGTCTGCGAAAGCAGCAACGACCGGCCTTCAGGGATATCTATACCTGTCTACTAACGAAACTACACCATTTTCCGTTCAGATTTATAATAACAATACGCTTTTTACCACAGTACAGGTTAGTAAAGGAAATCCGGCCCAGGTAAGTATTCCCAATTATTTTTTAATTACTGAAAATCCCGGCGATCTTTTCATACCCAATGCAATGGGAATGTACGTAAAAGGTCCAAAGAAATTCTTCGCCAACTACAGATTTTCCCTACAAAACCACGCGGAAATCATTACGTCAAAAGGACTGGCCAGTCTTGGAACTACATTTTATGCAGGAATGGCGCCGATTACGGGTGTTGCTTATTATGTCAATTCAACCATTGGGATTACTGCAACAGAAGACAATACATCGGTAGTCGTTTCAGGATATAACCCGAATGTTGTTTTTTCTGACGGAAGTTCTTCTCCTACAAAAACAGTTACATTAAATAAAGGTCAATCCTATATCTTGGAGGCTGTAAGTACCGATTCTTTCTATAATCTTAACGGATTGGTCGGTGCAAAAATAGAAGCCACAAAACCAATTTCTGTCACGAACGGAAACTTTAATGGTATTTATACTTCTTTAAACTTCACCAACAACGATGTCTTAATGGATCAGGCAGTTCCTGTCGAAAGATTAGGAAAAGATTTTGTCGTAGTAAAGGGCAACGGCACTATTGCTTCCGAAATGGAAACCGCATTGGTAATTGCTACTGAAGACAATACCCAACTTACAATAAACGGTATAAGCTCCGGAATTATCCTGAATGCAGGACAATATTATATGGTTCCGAGCATGAATTATGTATATCAGGGAGGCAATGATAATTATAATATGGGGATTTCTTCCAACAAAAATATATACGTATACCAGTTATTGGCAGGAGTTTCCGGAAATACAGGAACGAATGAATATCCTACCGGTGGAATGAATTTTATTCCTCCTTTAAGCTGTTTTATGCCTAATAAAATTGATGAAATTGGGTTTATCAATAAAATCGGAAGCCAGTCTTACAATACCAAATTGAATATCATTACCCAGACCGGTGCTACCGTTACATTAAACGGCAATGCTATTGCTGCGGCAAACGGACCTTATCCTGTCAACGGAAATCCGAACTGGGTTACCTATTCTGTTCCCAATGTAACCGGGACAATTACTGTTAATTCCACAAAATCTGTAACTGCAGGAATCGCGGCCGGAAGCGGCGCAGTGGGTTATGGGGGTTATTTTGCAGGCTTTTCATCCATTCCTGCCATTTCAAAAACCGGAGACTGCTACACGGGAATTATATTACAGGTTGACAATTCTTACGATGGATATCAGTGGTATCTTAACGGAAACCCTATTCCGGGAGCGACTTCATTTTCTATTAACCCGGAATTATACGGAGCAGGAACATACACCTGCTTAATCACAAAAAACAATTGTGAATCAAAGCTTACAAATGGCTACAATTACACGGTGTGCCCTCCAATCACAACGACCACTTATACTATCGGATCTTGTAATACGAAAGTCATTTCACCGGTTTTCACAACTTCCACACAGACAATTGCTCCATCACATACAAGCATTATTTCAGCACCTATTTCGGGAACAGCAACCGTAAATCCTGTCACAGGGGAAATTTCCTACACACCCAATCCGGGACTTACAGCTGATACCACAGATACATTTATTTATTATGTAGAAGGAAACGGAAATCCTGCTGATTTTGAATATTTTAAAATCATTATTAATATTGATGTTCTACAGACCACCAACGGATCTCTTACATCGTGTGGTGACGCCAGTGGAAATGGTACTTTTGATCTTACTTCTGTGAGTGTTTCGCCGGATCCGGGAATTACTGTTCAATATTTTACAAATTCTGCTTTAGCGGGAACTCCAATTGCAATACCGGCCACTTACAGCGGGCCTGCCGGAACCATTTACGCCAATGTGACTTCCCAATACGGATGTATGAAAGTGGCTCAGATTACCTTGACTACTACCCCATCTCCGAATATTAATACAAGTAACTTCAATGCAACGCTTTGTGATGATAATTTTGATGGAATTGTTAATGTAAATTTCGCCAATATTTCTCCTGTGATTGTCACAAATTCTACGGGTTTTAATGTAAGATATTATTTAAATCAAACTGATGCTAATGCAGGAAACGCCAATACTTTACCTGCCAACTGGACATACACAGCCAATACAACGGTTTATGTAAGAGTAGATGCGCTTACAGGAAATTGTCCTGCTGCTTTTGGTCAGATTAATTTTAAAATAGGAAACAGAATCACTCTGCTTACCGGAACCGCAACTGCTGAAGTCTGCGACAATGATATCAGCGGTTCTGAAAGTGTAAACCTTAATGATTATAAAAACTTATTTACAGCGGATCCTGCTGTTATCCTGACATTCCATACTACTTTAGCAAATGCACAAGCCGGAACCAATGCAGTCTCGCCTATCCAGAACATTACTGCTGCAAGTACATTTTATATAAGATTTACAAGTCCAACCGAATGCCCAAGCACAGGAGTTCTGACAATTAATTTAAAAACTCCTAAAAAATCAGACAGGCTTCATGATCAGGTGGTTTGTCCTAATGAACAGGTCACTTTAGATGCAGGTCCAGGATTTACTTCTTATACCTGGAGTACGGGAGCTACAACGCAAACCGTTGCTGTGGGCGCCGGAAGTTATTATGTAGATTTAGGATTTAATGGCTGTATTTACCGTCAGCATGTTAATGTTACAACTACACAGGCTCCAACTATTACAAAAATTGAAGTTTCAGGATATAATGCTACTGTTTTTGTTTCAGGGGGAACTGCTCCATATCAATATTCTTTGAATGGAATTGATTATCAAACTTCTAATATCTTTACAGGATTGTCGAGAGGAATGCACACCGTCTATGTTTTAGGAGCCGACGGATGTACTCCGGTGATTAAAGAATTTTTAGTATTAAATCTTATCAATGCAATTACACCAAATGGAGATGGGCTTAATGATGTGTTAAATTATTCCGATCTTAGAATAAAACAAGATGTTTCGATAGAAGTGGTTGACCGTTATGGGGCTCCCGTTTACAGATCAACGAACAAAGATTACATCTGGGATGGAAAGCTCAACGGAAGGCCGCTGTCAACGGGAACTTATTGGTATTTACTGAGATGGGTTGAGCCGGATACCAAATTACCAGTTTCTTACTCAGGGTGGATATTAGTTAAAAATCGGGAATAA
- a CDS encoding T9SS type B sorting domain-containing protein: MKRFLLSLVLVFLTINTLFAQRDTEHWFAPMMSRAGMTSHAQAIYFSTDSTTPFPVEIYNNNILIGTVTISKSNPQVFNLLATTPPPGLPASANLVATTQSDLFTPITKGIYTKATKPYYANLRLSITSHGEILVSKGKAGIGKKFYAAAAPITDPGNTLYNFTTGILATENNTVVTVSGYSSSVVFSNGNTGATTPSMSFTLNKGQSYIIEGRGTQAGNQSGFIGAKIESDKPVSVTNGNFNGQFAWGPVGGSSDIIMDQSVPVDRLGNEFVLVKGNGNITAQMEDALIIATENNTEVQINGGPVVATLNEGQFYRVNGPNNTTPANNVNYIDQGNGHYNMYIKTSKNVYVYQLLAGLSTSIATLGYNYIPPLNCFLPRKIDEIALINDLNGSLSPDIKLNILTEAGAAVSYSVGAGPVTTPTAAQGPYPVTGTTAWVSYSIPGLSGNVTVNSTKAVTAGIAGGSGAVGYGGYFAGFSSIPVIAKQSGDCVPGIVLEVDDSFETYQWFLNGVAISGATLATYTPTQAGNYTVKVTMGTCPPVTTPVYKVFSCIRNTTANLNACATKVITPTFSFTTSQVPVASTVTILTYPTHGTATLNTSTGQITYIPNPGYLGADQIVYQFCGNATEFIDCEHVTLNLNVVPFILQDVTIKACQYDGKGFFDLTTAPVTLLNPVVKKFYPTLADLNAGTNMITNPTNYLSAAGAVYVLVTTSEGCTGSAKITLEFLPTPVVNEATLSECFLENDEARAKFNLTIAVVSSETPITKKYYPTFVDASNGTNEILIANEYISGNGAAYVRVYNSQGCYAIAKVNLKVIPPKRSPLLVDKTICIDARTNLDAGPGYASYEWNTGATTQVLPGATVGEYWVILEDNGCFVKQFVSVKKATDPVITELEISNNTVTVHVSGGKGPYQYAVDSPTNWQDSNVFTGLSRGQHTFYVRDAYNCTPISVEITVPNLINTITPNGDNKNDFIDYSELAYKDNLSFVIYDRYGNKIFTGDKFNNYKWDGKHYDKKLVTGTYWYHINWNEPNKAKTPIKYTGWILVKNID; encoded by the coding sequence ATGAAAAGATTTCTACTCAGCTTAGTATTAGTTTTTTTAACGATTAATACTCTCTTTGCCCAAAGGGACACAGAACATTGGTTTGCACCGATGATGTCCCGCGCTGGAATGACCTCACACGCCCAAGCGATATATTTCTCTACAGATTCTACAACACCGTTTCCTGTAGAAATTTATAACAACAATATTTTAATTGGTACCGTTACAATTTCCAAAAGCAATCCTCAGGTATTTAATTTACTTGCAACTACTCCGCCTCCGGGGCTCCCAGCTTCGGCGAACCTTGTAGCTACCACACAATCTGATCTTTTTACACCTATTACAAAAGGTATTTATACAAAAGCAACCAAACCTTATTATGCCAATCTTAGGCTTTCAATTACCAGCCACGGCGAGATTTTGGTATCTAAAGGAAAAGCAGGTATCGGTAAGAAGTTTTATGCTGCGGCTGCACCTATTACTGATCCTGGAAATACTCTTTATAATTTCACAACAGGGATCTTAGCAACTGAGAATAATACAGTCGTAACAGTGTCTGGATATTCTTCTTCGGTTGTTTTTTCTAACGGAAACACTGGTGCCACAACTCCATCAATGTCTTTTACATTGAATAAGGGGCAGTCTTACATTATTGAAGGACGTGGAACCCAGGCAGGAAACCAATCCGGTTTTATTGGTGCCAAAATTGAATCAGACAAGCCCGTTTCTGTAACGAACGGTAACTTTAACGGTCAATTTGCATGGGGACCTGTAGGTGGAAGTTCGGATATTATTATGGATCAATCTGTACCCGTAGACAGGCTTGGAAATGAGTTTGTTTTGGTAAAAGGAAATGGTAATATCACCGCCCAGATGGAAGATGCTTTGATTATTGCAACTGAAAACAACACAGAGGTACAAATCAATGGCGGCCCGGTAGTGGCAACCCTTAACGAAGGACAATTCTATAGAGTAAATGGCCCGAATAACACAACTCCGGCCAATAATGTCAACTATATCGATCAGGGTAACGGACATTATAATATGTACATTAAAACCAGTAAAAATGTATATGTTTATCAGCTTCTTGCAGGTCTTTCGACAAGTATTGCAACACTGGGATACAACTATATCCCGCCTTTGAACTGTTTCTTACCAAGAAAAATCGATGAAATAGCATTAATTAATGATCTAAACGGGAGTTTGAGTCCCGATATTAAATTAAATATTTTAACAGAAGCAGGAGCTGCAGTTAGCTATAGTGTTGGTGCCGGACCGGTAACTACTCCTACTGCGGCACAGGGGCCTTATCCTGTTACCGGAACCACAGCTTGGGTATCTTATTCCATTCCTGGATTATCTGGAAATGTAACTGTAAACTCTACAAAAGCCGTAACAGCCGGTATTGCCGGAGGTAGTGGTGCTGTAGGATATGGTGGATATTTTGCAGGATTCTCCTCAATTCCGGTTATTGCAAAACAATCGGGAGATTGTGTACCTGGAATTGTATTGGAAGTGGACGACAGCTTTGAAACCTATCAATGGTTCCTAAATGGTGTTGCCATTTCGGGAGCTACACTGGCTACTTATACACCAACACAGGCAGGAAACTATACGGTAAAAGTAACAATGGGAACATGTCCTCCTGTTACAACACCAGTCTATAAAGTATTCTCATGTATCAGAAATACAACAGCCAACTTAAATGCTTGTGCAACTAAAGTAATCACTCCTACATTCTCGTTCACTACGAGCCAGGTTCCGGTAGCTAGTACAGTAACTATTCTTACGTACCCTACTCACGGAACAGCTACACTGAACACATCAACAGGACAAATTACTTATATTCCAAACCCTGGATATCTTGGAGCGGATCAAATCGTTTATCAGTTCTGCGGTAACGCTACTGAATTCATTGACTGCGAACATGTAACTTTAAACTTAAATGTTGTTCCTTTCATCTTACAAGATGTTACGATTAAGGCCTGTCAGTATGACGGAAAAGGATTCTTTGATCTTACAACAGCTCCAGTTACATTACTCAATCCTGTAGTTAAGAAATTCTACCCTACACTGGCAGATCTGAATGCAGGAACCAATATGATTACAAATCCTACAAATTATCTTTCTGCAGCAGGCGCTGTTTATGTATTGGTAACAACAAGTGAAGGATGTACCGGAAGTGCAAAAATCACATTAGAATTCCTTCCTACACCGGTTGTAAACGAAGCTACATTAAGCGAATGCTTCCTTGAAAATGATGAAGCAAGAGCTAAATTTAATTTAACAATTGCAGTGGTTTCATCAGAAACCCCAATCACTAAAAAGTATTATCCTACATTCGTGGATGCAAGCAACGGAACTAATGAAATTCTTATTGCTAATGAATATATTTCAGGAAATGGTGCTGCTTACGTAAGAGTATACAACAGCCAGGGATGTTATGCCATTGCTAAGGTTAACTTAAAAGTGATTCCGCCTAAGAGATCCCCTCTTTTAGTAGATAAAACAATTTGTATCGACGCAAGAACAAATCTTGACGCAGGTCCAGGTTATGCATCTTACGAATGGAATACTGGAGCCACCACTCAGGTTTTACCGGGTGCTACTGTGGGTGAGTATTGGGTAATTCTTGAAGACAACGGATGTTTTGTGAAGCAGTTTGTAAGCGTTAAAAAAGCTACAGACCCTGTAATTACAGAACTTGAAATTTCCAACAATACGGTAACAGTACATGTATCGGGTGGAAAAGGACCTTATCAGTATGCGGTGGATTCACCTACAAACTGGCAGGATTCTAATGTATTCACAGGTCTTTCCAGAGGTCAGCATACATTCTATGTGAGAGATGCTTATAACTGTACACCAATCTCAGTAGAAATTACAGTACCGAACCTTATCAATACAATTACACCAAACGGAGACAACAAGAACGACTTTATCGATTACAGCGAGTTGGCTTATAAAGACAATCTCTCTTTCGTAATCTATGACAGATATGGTAACAAGATCTTCACTGGTGATAAATTCAACAACTACAAATGGGACGGTAAACATTATGATAAAAAATTAGTAACCGGAACATATTGGTATCATATCAATTGGAATGAACCAAATAAAGCAAAAACTCCAATTAAATACACTGGTTGGATTTTGGTAAAAAACATAGACTAA